CCCtccttttttcttattttttaaaacttttagtaTTCAAATAATCTGTAATATCAAAAGACTTAAGTAAATTAATAGTTTATCTAATGGACTTCTGGTTATATCTAATTCATTTTCactaatttgtgtgaattaattTTGTTGTGCTTTCAAACCCATTTTGGAATCAGgcatttgtgttaaatttttttaatggTGAATTCTCTGTTTAatttaaccaaggatttgtaatATTCTTACTCACAGGCGTGTCAGAATTTTTGTtcttatatataccttaatataatataatatatatatatcgatttACTAAGGGGAAAAAAATTCTCAAGTGCATGTGACCCCCTAATccatcccccccccttttttttttagcacATTATGTACTAAAGGGCCACAACTATTGGAAAGGTCAATTCAATTTGTCAcaatgatatacatgtaagaaACACAGCACTTGCAAATATATGACAAACAAGAGGTTCCAATGATTGTGAATCACTCACTTGGTATAAAATAtgccaattttattttcttcttttagtATCAGTTTATGGTTGATTCTTTGTAGGTTTTACTTTTTGGCACTTCCGTAGGTTTTTTAATGAGGATCTAAGATTCTTATTCTAACTGTTTAAAGTTAATACTCAtcaatttataaagtttaaaaaaaaagaaaaaaaaagaaaaaagaataatatTATATAGCATTATATCCTATAACTAGTGCACATCACTAGTCGGAATTATTTCTTACCTATATACCCCCTTTAATATAAcactggtaaaaaaaaaaataaaaaaaattcagagacaagtgcctgtgaatgaGTGCGATAATTTGACTATGTTGATGTTTTgcagattatatttttttttttaagtttctccATCTACAGATAGACTAATTTATTGATCAATGCAAAAATGACTATAAATGTCAATACAGGGGAAGTAACTTCTATCAGGAGTCAGTTGACTATTTCTGACTGAATGAGTCACatgtgtggagcaggatcagccAACCCCTCAGGAGCACCTGTATTCACCAACAGATTTGTtaagggttcgtgttgctcagtctttagtttctatgatCTTCTaaattgtgttttgtatactgttgtttatctttttctttgtgAATGcaatggggttgtcagtttattttcgacgaatgagtttggtattttttgtctCTTCTTTGTCTCTTCTTtgtgctgaacatttttgctgtataCTGTTGCTCTATATCCATCTTTGATTTAGCAAAACAACCATAAAAGGGTAAAAATTGAAGTTCAGGCACAATAGCTCCTAAAAGGAGCCAGTTGATAAATTTGATTCATGTTGTCGGACTTGTAGATTTGATTGTGCTTAACATGTTAGCTAACAACAGTTTCACTCTATCTAATGGTttcacagttagatttggcatatcaaagaacctcaattattgaatttttgatgaaatcaaacaaagtttaattttggaccccgatttggaccaacttgaaaactgggccaataataaaaaatctaagtacatttttagattcagcatatcaaagaactccaaggattcaatttttgttaaaatcaaactaagtttaattttggaccctttggaccttaatgtagaccaatttgaaaacgggaccaaaaattaagaatctacaattctacatacacagttagattcggcatatcaaagaaccccaattattcaatttttgatgaaatcaaacaaagttcaattttggaccctttgggccccttattcctaaactgttgggacaaaacctcccaaaatcaaagccaaccttcctttttatggtcataaaccttgtgtttaaatttcatagatttctatttacttatactaaagttatggtgcgaaaaccaagaataatgcttatttgggcccttttttggcccctaattcctaaactgttggaaccaaaactgcttaaatcaatcccaaccttccttttgtggtcataaaacttgattcaaaatttcatagatttctattgacttaaactaaagttatagtgcgaaaaccaagaaaatgcttatttgggccctttttggcccctaattcctaaaatgttgggaccaaaactcccaaaatcaatccaaaccttcctttagtggtcataaaccttgtgttaaaatttcatagatttctattcacttttactaagttagagtgcgaaaactaaaatttttgcggtcgtataaaaagtaccATTATGGGgataacaaaaatgcatgcttctttttaaggcagattgtgagcttaaatgaacagtgaccccatattttattttatttttccataaagtataggataaagtttatttatagaaaaaaatagtgaaatcctatatttaaaaaaaaagaggatttATACCCGTGAGCCCCATTAAGAGCAATAATTAAGAGCAATAATAAATCATCTGACAATTTTGATGTAAATGGACAGTTGGTAGAGCTCAACTTTCTGAACATTTTTGCCTTGTCAGATTTCCCTATTACAAATGTATTACCTCTATGTTCTACCTTTAGTAAAAAGAtcacaaaaatttacgaaaaaaatgtataaaattaactttaaagggcaatgtctccttatggggtcaattggCAATTTGgcccatgttgacttatttgtagaattattttactttgctgaacaattttgctgttaacagtttatctattataattaacattcaagataacaaccaaaaactgaaaaatttccataaaattaccaatttaggggcagcaattGAACAACAGGGTTGTATGATGCatctgatagatcttgacctgatgaacctTTTTAACCCAAGTCAGATTTGATCTtgatgctttagtttcagagatattagcCAATGCATTGTTTCtccatgttctattttagccatgaaagccatcttggttgatgggcgGGGTCATGGGATAacaattttaaactaaatatacCAAGGATGATTTAGAccaagtttggttttatttggccaagtagtttcagaggagaagatttttgtaaaaggtaaCAGATGACAGTGATGGACGACGACAGACAACAAGTGATGGGCCAGGAGAGTTAAAAACTATATTGAAACTCTCAACAGAAACTGTTATTTCCAGTACCTAATATTAAAGATGAACTCTTAAAAGTTGATTTCTATGTCTACAATCAAGTATGTACACATTGCCTTTATAATTTATGTTTACAGATCATTTATTaattatcttaaaataaatatttcagtcTGTTAATCTGGTCCACTTTTCACTTGTCAACCATAGTCTCTTtgctatattttcattatttgcaTCTCCTGTAACTTCCTTTTCTTGCATATtactgtaaaaaattaaaaaaaaaacagatgaaacAAAATAATCCTTCTTGTCTGCATAGTTCTCAAGATATTTAATGATCAATGAAATGAAGGAACAAAACATAATTATGATGAACTATTTTTAATATGCCAGAATTTAATGTTTAAGAATGTCACCAGGCCACTTTTAAGCAACTTTGAAAGCAATGTTAATCTAAATAATAAATTTTTGAACAAATAAGGTCAAGGGTCAAGGTACATGACACAGTTTTTGACCCATTTCTTAATATTTAAAGTCACTGTAAAAGGATTAAAACACTATGTTCAATACATGCATTGTCCCATAAATCTATTATTTAAACATCAAGGTTAAAGTTCAAGGTCACATGCAGGTCATGATGACATATAACACATGGCCTTATGGAGCTATagtttcataccaaatatcaGACTGCAATGTCAAAGTTTTAGCCAAGGCAGAGTAGTATATGAGAACCAGAATAACCAGAAAGAAGAAAAGATAGTATCACACCATTATACCTCCCTTGTCTAAGGAGAGACACATtcaatttttatcataaaaatgtcAGGTCAAAGGGTGTATTGCCCTTTAACTTTTACATCGAATAGACTTAATATTTAACACGAGGGAATAAGGAAATACACACTGGTCATGGAATTAATGGAATTAAATCACTGAAATCCAGGTATTGGTTTAGGATTTGCAAATGCATTTACCTACTATCTATTGTTTGTAAATATGTTTGCAAATGGAAAATAAGAATACTTTTGagtaaattattgaaatattgtgCACACAGCCGTTAGGTAATAACGTAATTCTGAAAGGTATGCTATCACATATTAGATGGAGATTGGATGTAGAAATCTTTCTATAGATTTCACATCAAGAGATTTGAACTATCAGAAATTGGCTGCTATAAAAGCATAACCAAATAAATCATAAAAGTCACATTTATCTGTTTTCTCACAACATTTTTCAGTCTACTTACTAGAAAAGTTTACCAGTTGTATTTCTGACATCATGTCCAATAGCACAAAACACTGGCGTAGCTGCACCTTCTTCTAATGTTCTCATCACCACATAATTAATCGGTTTCATAAAAAAACTAGAAATATATGATTTGTTAACACTAAGATGACGTCCTAGATCGGATTTTGTGATTCCAGGATATGCAGCATTAACAGTTACTCCAGTATCTACAAAAGCAAGTGTATATTGAAATACATGAGGGTTTGCAACAAATTCTATATACAACTGAATACTAATATACTGATATTTGTTCAACTTCAGCTATATGAAGAACATTCAAGAAACTAAACATTGGAAAGAAAATTTGTAGTTCTTGTGCTCAACTGCATTACCGTCATACCAACAAAAATAACTGTGTTTTTTCCCTCCTAgtagaaacaaatatatttccTCTTTGAGATCCCAACCTTCAAATAAACAAGATTTTATTCAAACAACAATTCAATAAATTTAACCTGTCTGTTCAAACATTTGGTTAATTTACAAAATGTGATACTGTACTGTTAACAGTGCAATTCTGTGGTCAGGATTTGATCCAggtataaacattttttattgttgGTGACTTCCATGTTACAGTTGATGTCTTTCCTGTTTTTGTAAGTTGTTGAATTCCTGTCTATTTGATGTGGTCATTTTTAATACTTCTTTCTATATATTTGTACAATTTAATTTTGGTTGGTTTCACTAAAGGAGGATACTCAGGGGCTttttaaaagggggaggggggttctaaacccaggataaagggggattccaactatatgtccccattaaaATACATTGATTGTGGGAAAAAAGAGGGGTTCCAAAAACATTGTAAAAACTAACTTAGCCACAGAAACTTTGGCCATTGTTTTCATAGTGCATCTTCAGATATTAACTATCAAGTTCCAAAATTATTGTATGAAgcaagcagtggcggatccagaaattttcataagtgggggcccactgactgacctaagagggggcccgctccagtcacgcttcagtgattccctatataagcaaccaattttttcccaaaaaagggggggcccgggccccctggcccccccctaaatccgcctatggcAAGTGCATTGATAAAAGATCTGGTTATTTTTTAACTTACCATCCAATCTTTTAGCTAATTCTTTTGTAAATAACATAATTGCAAGTTGACTCTGATCATAAGCTTTTCCAGCATCATAATTTGTATCACTATTTAAATCTTCAAAGttaatttttccttttttctgtGATATAGCTGTAATATTTACAATCCTACTTGGAGCACATCTCTTTAATTTGTCCAACAACAAATTTGTGAGTAGAAAATGACCTGAAATAtgtaaaatgcaaattttgtttaattaacaatgattttatatatattcttattggtcaatcaattttttccCCAATTAAGTTAAGAGGGAGGGTAGGGGGATCAGTGAAAAAacgaattaagttttttattctacattgaacTTTAAATGTCCTCCCTTAAGAATGGAAATTTGACagtgaatactgtggattcatttatttatgtaggta
This sequence is a window from Mytilus galloprovincialis unplaced genomic scaffold, xbMytGall1.hap1.1 HAP1_SCAFFOLD_184, whole genome shotgun sequence. Protein-coding genes within it:
- the LOC143060896 gene encoding retinol dehydrogenase 13-like; its protein translation is MSSFSSKAITYSFAIGAIGGMVIILKRKAHGITFNGDERIHGRTVIVTGANCGIGYQTAGMLAARGGKVIMACRDMKKCEDAKEEIIKNTWNKKVFCKHLDLASLDSIKEFAEDFNKNESRLDILINNAGIMRCPKQITKDGFEMQLGVNYLGHFLLTNLLLDKLKRCAPSRIVNITAISQKKGKINFEDLNSDTNYDAGKAYDQSQLAIMLFTKELAKRLDDTGVTVNAAYPGITKSDLGRHLSVNKSYISSFFMKPINYVVMRTLEEGAATPVFCAIGHDVRNTTGKLFYNMQEKEVTGDANNENIAKRLWLTSEKWTRLTD